A section of the Gloeobacter violaceus PCC 7421 genome encodes:
- a CDS encoding YebY family protein, with product MSAANHRILCTALAAALSLAACGAPKYQPNNRTLPVSKAEYGERWPLAVQSGALDCPLPGAVVLKADGKTYALNGTAESTAKYQLVDGILTANPSGGKVDSQTKIALLQPLVDAGLQLCTD from the coding sequence ATGTCCGCAGCGAATCATCGGATCTTGTGCACCGCCCTGGCCGCCGCGCTGTCCCTCGCCGCCTGCGGCGCTCCCAAGTACCAACCCAATAACCGCACCCTCCCGGTCAGCAAGGCCGAGTACGGCGAGCGCTGGCCCCTGGCGGTGCAATCGGGCGCACTCGATTGCCCGTTGCCGGGGGCGGTGGTCCTCAAGGCCGACGGCAAGACCTACGCCCTCAACGGCACCGCCGAATCGACCGCCAAATACCAGTTGGTGGACGGTATATTGACTGCCAACCCGTCCGGGGGCAAGGTCGATTCCCAGACCAAGATCGCTCTGCTGCAGCCGCTGGTGGACGCCGGATTGCAGCTGTGTACCGACTAG
- a CDS encoding GNAT family N-acetyltransferase, translated as MIDIAVKLLGPGDEVVLEGVALEVFDGPVDPALVRAFLAEPGHYIVVAVDGGTVVGFASGVRYLHPDKPWALWVNEVGVSPDWQGRGIGKAVLRCLLEAGAAAGCTEAWVGTEAGNAPARALYRAVGGALDSEAFVTFSFPLGCGSADPEQNESAPTRAENPGVDCP; from the coding sequence ATGATCGACATTGCGGTGAAGCTGCTTGGCCCAGGCGACGAGGTCGTGCTCGAGGGGGTGGCGCTGGAGGTGTTCGACGGCCCGGTCGACCCGGCACTGGTGCGCGCCTTTTTGGCCGAGCCGGGGCACTACATCGTCGTCGCGGTGGACGGGGGAACCGTTGTAGGCTTCGCCTCCGGCGTCCGCTACCTACACCCGGACAAACCCTGGGCCTTGTGGGTCAACGAGGTCGGCGTCTCGCCCGACTGGCAGGGCCGCGGTATCGGCAAGGCTGTGTTGCGCTGCTTGCTGGAGGCGGGGGCGGCGGCGGGCTGTACCGAGGCCTGGGTCGGCACGGAGGCGGGCAACGCCCCGGCCCGGGCCCTCTACCGTGCGGTTGGCGGGGCGTTGGACTCGGAGGCGTTTGTGACATTCTCCTTCCCACTGGGCTGCGGATCAGCCGACCCGGAACAAAACGAATCGGCGCCCACGCGCGCTGAAAATCCGGGTGTCGATTGCCCCTAG
- a CDS encoding AAA family ATPase: MNSRGFPGIPKEGSWTRKARRQAAGQDQVLVTPPPADWRPQPYLEGVGGLGEVLVTLKELVELPLKKPEVLEQLGLEPVRGVLLVGPPGTGKTLTARALAEQLGVRFLAIIGPEMMGKYYGEAESRLRGLFAKAARLAPCLLFIDEIDGLAPDRASTDHEADRRVVAQLLGLMDGVTKTPGVVVLAATNRPDHLDPALRRPGRFDREVRFGVPDRDGRLEILRILTRRMPFDETVDLEAVADRAVGLVGADLKGLCQKAAYRALRRQGGNLESAPGMSVSQSDFVAALKEVKPAVLRAVQVEAPAVAWEAVGGLEPVKQTLRESVEGALLYPELYRRAGAKAPRGILLYGPPGTGKTLLARAVASQARANFIAVKGPELLSRWVGASEQAVRELFAKARQAAPCVIFVDEIDTLAPERGSGGADSGVSDRVVGQLLTELDGLEEAGAVLLIGATNRPEVLDPALLRAGRLDLQLKIDLPDRESRLAILRVHNRERPLAGVDLEFWAGSTEGWSGADLALFSNQAALAAVRRHREAGHTDPARIVLGPDDFEAAYRTLKQQRGD, from the coding sequence ATGAACAGCCGCGGTTTTCCGGGTATTCCCAAAGAAGGATCGTGGACACGCAAAGCGAGGCGGCAGGCCGCCGGGCAGGACCAGGTGCTCGTCACCCCACCGCCCGCCGACTGGCGGCCGCAACCGTATCTGGAGGGTGTGGGCGGTCTGGGAGAAGTGCTGGTTACCCTCAAAGAACTGGTCGAGCTGCCGCTTAAAAAACCGGAGGTTCTCGAACAGCTCGGCCTCGAACCGGTGCGCGGCGTGTTGCTGGTCGGCCCGCCCGGCACCGGCAAGACCCTCACGGCCCGTGCTCTGGCTGAGCAACTCGGGGTGCGCTTTCTGGCCATCATCGGCCCGGAGATGATGGGCAAATACTACGGCGAGGCCGAATCGCGCCTGCGGGGGCTATTTGCCAAGGCGGCCCGCCTCGCCCCGTGTCTGTTGTTCATCGACGAGATCGACGGCCTCGCCCCGGATCGGGCCAGCACCGACCACGAGGCCGATCGCCGGGTGGTGGCCCAACTGCTCGGGCTGATGGATGGAGTGACGAAGACCCCGGGCGTGGTGGTCCTTGCCGCCACCAACCGGCCGGACCACCTCGACCCGGCCCTGCGCCGCCCCGGCCGCTTCGACCGTGAGGTACGCTTCGGCGTGCCCGATCGCGACGGGCGGCTCGAAATTCTGCGCATCCTCACCCGGCGGATGCCCTTTGACGAAACGGTGGACCTGGAGGCGGTCGCCGATCGGGCGGTGGGCCTGGTGGGAGCCGACCTCAAAGGCCTTTGCCAGAAGGCGGCCTACCGGGCGTTGCGCCGCCAGGGAGGCAACCTCGAAAGCGCCCCGGGCATGAGCGTGAGCCAGTCCGACTTTGTGGCCGCCCTCAAAGAAGTGAAGCCCGCGGTGCTGCGCGCAGTGCAGGTGGAGGCTCCGGCGGTGGCTTGGGAGGCGGTGGGCGGTCTGGAGCCCGTCAAGCAGACGCTGCGCGAGTCGGTGGAAGGGGCGCTGTTGTATCCGGAACTCTACCGCCGCGCGGGGGCGAAGGCCCCCCGGGGCATCTTGCTCTACGGGCCGCCCGGCACCGGCAAGACGTTGCTCGCCAGAGCCGTCGCCTCCCAGGCGCGGGCCAACTTTATCGCCGTCAAAGGCCCCGAGCTGTTGAGCCGCTGGGTGGGAGCTTCCGAGCAGGCGGTGCGCGAGCTGTTCGCCAAGGCCCGCCAGGCGGCCCCCTGCGTGATCTTCGTCGATGAAATCGACACGCTGGCCCCCGAGCGGGGCAGCGGCGGCGCCGATTCGGGAGTGAGCGACCGGGTGGTGGGGCAGTTGCTCACCGAACTCGACGGCCTGGAGGAAGCCGGGGCGGTGTTGCTCATCGGCGCCACCAACCGCCCGGAGGTTCTCGACCCGGCCCTGTTGCGCGCTGGCCGCCTCGATTTGCAGCTCAAAATCGACCTGCCCGATCGCGAAAGCCGTCTGGCCATCCTGCGGGTGCACAACCGCGAGCGGCCCCTGGCGGGCGTCGATTTGGAATTTTGGGCCGGAAGCACCGAGGGATGGAGCGGCGCGGATCTGGCGCTGTTCAGCAACCAGGCGGCCCTCGCGGCGGTCCGCCGCCACCGTGAAGCCGGCCACACCGACCCGGCTCGGATTGTCCTTGGGCCGGACGACTTCGAGGCGGCCTACCGCACGCTCAAGCAGCAGCGCGGGGATTGA
- a CDS encoding M24 family metallopeptidase, whose translation MKRAILVGLLILAAASPVRADASLRPFGTMREQAEVQQQWLKKRMETVLPPLMRRYGAQMWVIPMREYNEDPVFSALVAPTTFSARRRTIYVFYDRGADKGVEMLALGGGSQGGVYTARRSERKVEAAVGGRQAELWGDEQWQMLKEVIEERRPRTIAINVSRTFAFADGLSAGEYEGMSEALGPEWTKRFRRAEGLAVDLIAVRLSEEEAFYRKLNELTWQMISTAFSSQVIAPGVTRTGDVVWWMRQFIAERGLAAWFQPSVDLQRRGFTEEQLGEDPVIQKGDVLHCDTGIVALRLQTDTQHLAYVLKDGESDAPAGLKAALARSNRLQDIVLEETRPGRSGNAVLEASQRRMRAENIDGTIYSHPIGLHGHGAGPLIGLWDRQEGVPGRGDHAVIPNQWFSIELQATVPVAEWGGQKVRMAQEEDMMIGADGVPRWAFRRQDTFWLVR comes from the coding sequence ATGAAACGAGCGATCCTGGTAGGTTTGCTGATTCTGGCTGCGGCCTCCCCGGTGCGGGCCGACGCTTCCTTGCGCCCCTTCGGCACCATGCGCGAGCAGGCCGAGGTGCAGCAGCAGTGGCTCAAAAAGCGGATGGAAACGGTTTTGCCGCCCTTGATGCGCCGCTACGGCGCCCAGATGTGGGTGATCCCGATGCGCGAGTACAACGAAGACCCGGTCTTCAGCGCCCTGGTGGCTCCGACGACTTTCTCGGCCCGCCGCCGGACGATTTATGTATTTTATGATCGCGGCGCGGACAAAGGTGTGGAGATGCTGGCTTTAGGCGGCGGTTCCCAGGGCGGGGTCTACACCGCCCGGCGCTCCGAGCGCAAGGTGGAAGCGGCGGTGGGGGGTCGCCAGGCGGAACTGTGGGGCGACGAGCAGTGGCAGATGCTCAAAGAGGTGATCGAGGAGCGCCGGCCCAGGACGATTGCCATCAACGTCTCGCGCACCTTCGCCTTTGCCGACGGCCTCAGTGCGGGCGAGTACGAAGGGATGAGCGAGGCGCTCGGCCCCGAGTGGACGAAGCGCTTTCGCCGCGCGGAGGGTCTTGCGGTCGATTTGATCGCCGTGCGTTTGTCGGAGGAAGAAGCGTTCTACCGCAAGCTCAATGAACTCACCTGGCAGATGATCTCGACCGCCTTTTCCAGTCAGGTAATCGCCCCGGGGGTGACGCGCACCGGCGACGTGGTCTGGTGGATGCGCCAGTTTATCGCCGAACGGGGTTTGGCAGCCTGGTTCCAGCCCTCTGTCGACCTGCAGCGCCGGGGATTCACCGAGGAGCAGTTGGGCGAAGACCCGGTCATTCAAAAAGGTGACGTGCTCCACTGCGACACCGGCATCGTGGCGCTGCGGCTGCAGACGGACACCCAGCATCTGGCCTACGTGCTCAAGGACGGTGAGAGCGATGCGCCCGCAGGGCTAAAAGCCGCCCTTGCCCGCTCCAATCGGCTGCAGGACATCGTCCTGGAGGAGACCCGCCCGGGCCGCTCCGGCAACGCTGTTCTCGAAGCATCCCAGCGGCGCATGCGCGCCGAAAATATCGACGGCACCATTTATTCCCACCCCATCGGTCTGCACGGCCACGGCGCCGGTCCGCTCATCGGCCTGTGGGATCGCCAGGAGGGGGTGCCCGGCCGGGGCGACCACGCCGTGATCCCCAACCAGTGGTTCTCCATCGAACTGCAGGCGACCGTGCCGGTGGCCGAGTGGGGTGGCCAGAAAGTGCGCATGGCCCAGGAGGAGGACATGATGATCGGCGCCGACGGGGTGCCGCGCTGGGCCTTTAGGCGCCAGGACACCTTCTGGTTGGTGCGTTGA
- a CDS encoding response regulator has protein sequence MDPIRVVLVEDHDLTRAGLRMALSQSDHIKLLGDASNGEAGLRLIEQMKPDLAIVDVGLPGIDGIEVTRRVKSEHPEILVLILTMRDDSQTVLAAFASGADSYCMKDIASKDLLQVVEKTHEGTSFIDPSVAGIVLNEVRSRSVHAAPGTRQTVIQAADPELAQILEASPLTERELEVLQLIVQGHSNEGIAQQLYITVGTVKTHVRNILSKLCADDRTQAAVLALRSGLVH, from the coding sequence ATGGACCCGATTCGCGTTGTACTTGTCGAAGATCACGATCTTACCCGCGCCGGTCTGCGCATGGCCCTCAGCCAGTCCGACCATATCAAGCTGCTCGGAGATGCGTCCAACGGCGAAGCGGGGCTCAGGCTCATCGAGCAGATGAAGCCGGACCTGGCGATTGTCGACGTGGGGCTGCCGGGGATCGACGGTATCGAGGTGACTCGGCGCGTCAAAAGCGAACACCCCGAAATCCTGGTGCTCATCCTCACGATGCGCGACGATTCCCAGACGGTGCTTGCCGCCTTTGCCTCGGGTGCCGATTCTTACTGCATGAAGGATATCGCCTCAAAAGATTTGCTTCAGGTTGTAGAAAAGACCCATGAGGGCACCAGCTTTATCGATCCGTCGGTGGCAGGCATCGTCCTGAACGAAGTGCGCTCCCGCTCGGTTCACGCCGCTCCCGGCACTCGCCAGACGGTGATCCAGGCGGCCGATCCTGAGCTTGCGCAGATTCTTGAGGCTTCGCCCCTCACCGAGCGCGAACTGGAAGTGCTGCAGCTGATTGTGCAGGGTCATTCCAACGAAGGGATTGCTCAGCAGCTTTATATCACCGTGGGCACCGTCAAGACCCACGTGCGCAACATCCTCAGCAAACTGTGCGCCGACGATCGCACCCAGGCGGCAGTACTCGCCCTGCGCTCCGGCTTGGTGCATTAG
- a CDS encoding general stress protein: MNVTGSGIDPAPANEGLPAGSVLAGTFADETTARQAIDELSRAGYANEQILVAALERHEQDDLVKQTEAEPLNKESVATGGFGGALVEGFARLLPKGRGVANIVYSTLVRLGFTEEQARYYERAYEAGRILVVIEAVRDANTVLAVLERHGADIGPGTTTGRTVEQRDTTVSTSGSTPPSTGPVGRHPDEPQNL; encoded by the coding sequence ATGAATGTCACTGGTAGCGGAATCGATCCGGCACCCGCAAACGAAGGGTTGCCTGCCGGCAGCGTGCTTGCCGGCACTTTTGCCGACGAAACGACAGCCCGGCAAGCGATCGACGAACTGTCGCGGGCCGGCTACGCCAACGAGCAGATCTTGGTGGCGGCCCTAGAGCGCCACGAACAGGACGATCTTGTCAAGCAAACCGAAGCCGAGCCGCTCAACAAAGAAAGCGTCGCCACCGGCGGCTTCGGCGGCGCCCTGGTGGAAGGCTTCGCCCGGCTGCTGCCCAAGGGTCGCGGTGTCGCCAATATCGTTTACTCGACGCTGGTGCGCCTGGGCTTTACCGAGGAGCAGGCCCGTTACTACGAACGGGCCTACGAGGCCGGTCGCATCCTGGTGGTCATCGAAGCGGTGCGCGACGCAAATACTGTGCTTGCCGTCCTGGAGCGCCACGGAGCCGACATCGGTCCCGGCACCACCACCGGCCGCACCGTCGAGCAGCGCGATACGACCGTTTCCACCTCCGGCTCCACCCCGCCATCCACAGGCCCGGTTGGTCGCCATCCCGACGAACCCCAGAACCTTTAA
- the gcvP gene encoding aminomethyl-transferring glycine dehydrogenase: MSEPTIDRELDLHTFWQDASEPAPDTTIPAVALANGKGHLDYTDRFAGRHIGPDGREVERMLSTLGFESLDALIERAVPAQIRMERPLRLPKGLSEYEVLARLRAIAAQNRVFRSFIGMGYAECITPLVIQRNILENPGWYTQYTPYQAEIAQGRLEALLNFQTMVIDLTGLEIANASLLDEGTAAAEAMAMSFGIKAKGRAKRFFVSEHCHPQTIAIVQTRALPLGIDVIVGDHRAFDFQVQPCFGALVQYPATDGALFDYRAFVEAAHRAGALVTVAADLLSLALLVPPGEFGADIAVGNTQRFGVPMGYGGPHAAYFATRDAYKRQIPGRIVGVSTDAHGQRALRLALQTREQHIRRDKATSNICTAQVLLAVMAGMYAVYHGPVGLRRIAARIHRLTRTLAAGLVRLGHLLGSAPYFDTLRVELNGIDTRTIVERAEARRLNLRVLDERTIGVSLDEATSTRDLEDLLAIFALEGEPDFTIAELAAEVSQVQAPEVFGRQSAYLTHPVFNRYHSETELLRYMRRLESRDLSLTTSMIPLGSCTMKLNATAEMLPVSWPEFAKLHPFVPLSQARGYQILFEQLEAALAEITGFTAVSLQPNAGSQGEYSGLLVIRAYHHSRGEAHRDVCLIPQSAHGTNPASAVMAGMQVVPVACDEQGNIDVADLEAKATTHAARLAALMVTYPSTHGVFEEAIVRICAIVHGRGGQVYMDGANLNAQVGLCRPGDFGADVCHLNLHKTFCIPHGGGGPGMGPIGVASHLAAFLPRHPVVSQVGGQAGIGAVAAAPWGSASILTISWVYIFLMGGPGLTEATKVAILNANYIAHRLAPHYPVLYKGAGGLVAHECILDLRKLKTTAGIEVDDVAKRLMDYGFHAPTVSWPVAGTIMIEPTESESLEELDRFCEALIAIRHEIAAIERGEADRADNPLKNAPHTAAVLLADSWEHPYSRAQAAYPAPWLYQHKFWPVVSRIDNVYGDRNLICSCLPMEAYAQDGK; encoded by the coding sequence ATGAGCGAACCGACCATCGACCGCGAACTGGATTTGCACACCTTCTGGCAGGACGCTTCCGAGCCGGCGCCTGATACAACCATCCCTGCCGTCGCCCTGGCCAATGGCAAAGGACATCTCGACTACACCGACCGCTTCGCGGGGCGCCACATCGGCCCGGACGGGCGGGAGGTGGAGCGCATGCTGTCCACATTGGGCTTTGAGTCGCTCGATGCGCTCATCGAGCGCGCCGTTCCCGCCCAGATCCGCATGGAACGGCCTTTGCGGCTGCCGAAAGGCCTTAGCGAATACGAGGTGCTGGCGCGCCTGAGGGCGATTGCCGCTCAAAACCGGGTATTCCGCTCGTTCATCGGCATGGGCTACGCCGAGTGCATCACCCCGCTGGTCATCCAGCGCAACATTCTTGAAAACCCCGGCTGGTACACCCAGTACACGCCTTACCAGGCCGAGATCGCCCAGGGTCGTCTCGAAGCGCTCCTCAACTTTCAGACAATGGTGATCGATCTCACCGGCCTTGAGATTGCCAACGCTTCGCTGCTCGACGAAGGTACCGCCGCCGCCGAGGCGATGGCGATGAGCTTCGGGATCAAAGCCAAGGGCAGGGCTAAGCGCTTTTTTGTCTCCGAGCATTGCCACCCCCAGACGATCGCCATCGTTCAGACCCGGGCTCTGCCCCTAGGGATCGACGTGATCGTGGGCGATCACCGTGCGTTCGATTTTCAAGTGCAGCCTTGCTTCGGTGCCCTGGTGCAATACCCGGCCACCGACGGAGCCCTGTTCGACTACCGCGCTTTCGTCGAAGCGGCCCACCGCGCCGGGGCGCTTGTGACCGTGGCAGCGGACTTATTGAGCCTGGCGCTGCTGGTGCCCCCGGGCGAATTCGGCGCCGACATCGCCGTGGGCAACACCCAGCGCTTCGGGGTGCCGATGGGCTACGGCGGTCCCCACGCCGCCTACTTTGCCACCCGCGACGCCTACAAGCGCCAGATCCCCGGCCGGATCGTCGGGGTCTCTACCGACGCCCACGGTCAGCGGGCGCTGCGCCTGGCGCTGCAGACGCGCGAGCAGCACATCCGCCGCGACAAAGCCACCAGCAACATCTGCACCGCCCAGGTGCTGCTCGCGGTGATGGCCGGCATGTATGCGGTCTACCACGGTCCGGTGGGCCTGCGCCGCATCGCCGCACGCATCCACCGCCTGACGCGCACGCTCGCCGCCGGACTCGTGCGCCTTGGCCACCTTCTGGGAAGCGCTCCTTACTTCGACACACTGCGCGTCGAGTTGAACGGGATCGATACCCGGACCATCGTCGAGCGCGCCGAGGCGCGGCGCCTGAACTTGCGGGTGCTGGACGAGCGGACGATCGGCGTCAGCCTCGATGAGGCCACCTCCACCCGCGATCTCGAAGATTTGCTCGCCATTTTTGCCCTGGAGGGCGAGCCCGATTTTACGATCGCCGAGCTGGCCGCGGAAGTGAGCCAGGTGCAGGCGCCGGAAGTTTTTGGACGCCAGAGCGCCTACCTCACCCATCCGGTCTTTAACCGCTACCACTCCGAGACGGAGCTGTTGCGCTATATGCGTCGGCTCGAAAGCCGGGATCTGTCGCTCACCACGTCGATGATCCCGCTCGGGTCGTGCACGATGAAGCTCAACGCCACCGCCGAGATGCTCCCGGTGAGCTGGCCCGAATTTGCGAAGCTCCACCCGTTTGTGCCGCTGTCGCAGGCGCGGGGCTACCAGATTCTTTTCGAGCAACTGGAGGCGGCCCTGGCCGAAATCACCGGCTTTACCGCCGTCTCGCTGCAGCCCAACGCCGGTTCCCAGGGCGAGTACAGCGGTCTTCTGGTCATCCGCGCCTATCACCACAGTCGTGGCGAGGCGCACCGCGATGTCTGCCTCATCCCCCAGTCTGCCCACGGCACCAACCCGGCCTCGGCGGTGATGGCGGGGATGCAGGTGGTGCCGGTGGCCTGCGACGAGCAGGGCAATATCGACGTGGCCGACCTCGAGGCCAAGGCGACGACCCACGCCGCGCGGCTCGCCGCCTTGATGGTCACCTACCCCTCGACCCATGGCGTCTTCGAGGAAGCGATCGTCCGCATCTGCGCGATCGTCCACGGGCGCGGCGGCCAGGTCTACATGGACGGCGCCAATCTCAACGCCCAGGTAGGGCTGTGCCGCCCGGGGGATTTTGGGGCCGATGTCTGCCATCTCAACTTGCACAAGACGTTTTGCATTCCCCACGGCGGCGGCGGTCCCGGCATGGGACCCATCGGTGTGGCAAGCCACCTGGCCGCCTTTTTGCCCCGCCACCCGGTGGTTTCCCAGGTGGGCGGCCAGGCGGGCATCGGCGCGGTGGCCGCCGCTCCCTGGGGCAGTGCCAGCATCCTGACCATCTCCTGGGTGTACATCTTCTTGATGGGAGGGCCAGGGCTCACCGAGGCGACGAAAGTGGCGATCCTCAACGCCAACTACATCGCCCACCGCCTGGCGCCCCACTACCCGGTGCTCTACAAGGGCGCGGGCGGCCTGGTGGCCCACGAGTGCATCCTGGACTTGCGCAAGCTCAAAACCACCGCCGGCATCGAGGTGGACGACGTCGCCAAGCGGCTGATGGACTACGGCTTTCATGCGCCCACGGTCTCCTGGCCGGTGGCGGGCACGATCATGATCGAGCCTACCGAGAGCGAATCGCTCGAAGAGCTTGATCGCTTTTGCGAGGCGCTCATCGCCATCCGCCACGAAATCGCCGCAATCGAGCGCGGTGAGGCCGACCGCGCCGACAACCCGCTCAAGAACGCCCCCCATACGGCGGCGGTGCTACTGGCCGATAGCTGGGAGCACCCCTACAGCCGTGCCCAGGCCGCCTACCCGGCTCCCTGGCTGTACCAGCACAAGTTCTGGCCGGTGGTAAGCCGCATCGACAACGTCTACGGCGACCGCAACCTGATCTGCTCCTGCCTGCCGATGGAAGCTTACGCCCAGGACGGCAAGTGA
- a CDS encoding AbrB/MazE/SpoVT family DNA-binding domain-containing protein → MLAKLTAKNQLTLPRAVTNAVGSAEYFEVEVKDGRIILTPVRIQRSDAVRAKLAELGLQEQDIADAVSWARKPRK, encoded by the coding sequence ATGCTCGCCAAGCTCACAGCCAAAAACCAGCTGACTTTACCCAGGGCGGTGACCAACGCCGTGGGATCGGCCGAATACTTCGAGGTAGAAGTCAAAGACGGTCGGATTATCCTGACGCCGGTTCGCATTCAGCGCTCAGATGCAGTGCGCGCCAAACTGGCCGAACTCGGCCTGCAGGAACAAGACATCGCCGATGCCGTGAGCTGGGCGCGCAAGCCGCGCAAATGA
- a CDS encoding putative toxin-antitoxin system toxin component, PIN family, protein MTLPPRVVLDTNVVLSALIFVQGRLTPLRQQWQQGRCRPLVCTLTTAELIRALGYPKFRLSVQEQHELLADYLPYCTPVKMPAVQPVTLPCRDPLDTPLLALAVAGQADFFVTGDKDLLSLADAFAPPIVTAERFLALLI, encoded by the coding sequence ATGACCCTGCCGCCCCGGGTGGTGCTGGACACCAACGTTGTCCTCTCCGCCCTGATATTCGTTCAAGGACGGCTGACGCCGCTGCGCCAACAGTGGCAGCAGGGCCGCTGCCGGCCGCTTGTCTGTACCCTCACCACGGCGGAGCTGATCCGTGCCCTCGGCTACCCCAAATTTCGACTTTCCGTCCAGGAACAACACGAATTGCTTGCCGACTATTTGCCATACTGCACCCCTGTAAAGATGCCCGCTGTCCAACCTGTGACTTTACCCTGCCGCGATCCGCTCGACACCCCTTTGCTTGCCCTGGCCGTCGCCGGTCAGGCCGACTTTTTTGTGACCGGCGACAAAGACCTGTTGAGCCTTGCCGACGCCTTCGCGCCGCCCATCGTCACCGCTGAGCGTTTTCTCGCGCTGCTTATCTAG
- a CDS encoding tail fiber domain-containing protein — MRYPLFILTSVVVLSAGALPTHAQWNLTGNAGTTPGTNFVGTTDNKNLVLKANNTTGLRIFPGGPPSVVGGSYKNSVTSGVKGAAIGGGGSEISPHQITDDYGTIGGGVQNQAGDGAGTVADAAYATVSGGFGNDATAYAATVGGGYGNSALQSDASVAGGSFNLADGTGAGVAGGLFNDAVDDYAAVGGGYGNLASGYLSTIAGGYFGEATGSYSAILGGYFNEATSTGSVALGWRAKAVNAGAFVWSDQSAGDFSSTAAHQFRARASGGVTFFTNSAATVGATLAPGSGSWAVVSDRALKGNFTPVDGVQVLEKLAALPIGTWNYTSQDPAVRHIGPTAQDFRAAFAVGEDERHISTVDADGVALAAIQGLHRLLAAKDAQIQHQQQQLAALQRRLEAIEYVVQTPQSPSYRAAAHTQSASR, encoded by the coding sequence GTGCGATATCCATTGTTCATCTTGACTTCTGTGGTGGTGCTAAGCGCCGGTGCCCTGCCGACCCACGCCCAATGGAACCTTACCGGCAACGCAGGGACTACCCCGGGCACCAACTTCGTCGGTACCACCGACAACAAAAATCTGGTCCTCAAGGCGAACAACACCACCGGGTTGCGGATTTTCCCGGGTGGTCCCCCGAGTGTCGTGGGCGGCAGCTACAAAAATAGCGTCACCTCCGGCGTCAAAGGCGCAGCCATTGGCGGCGGCGGCTCGGAAATCAGCCCCCATCAGATCACCGACGACTACGGCACGATCGGCGGCGGCGTCCAAAATCAGGCGGGCGACGGTGCCGGAACGGTTGCCGACGCCGCCTACGCCACGGTGAGTGGTGGGTTTGGCAACGATGCCACCGCCTACGCCGCCACGGTGGGCGGCGGCTACGGCAACAGCGCCCTGCAAAGCGATGCGAGCGTGGCCGGTGGTTCTTTCAATCTTGCGGACGGCACCGGTGCGGGCGTGGCCGGAGGGTTGTTCAACGACGCTGTCGACGATTACGCGGCGGTGGGCGGGGGCTACGGCAATCTTGCCTCCGGCTACCTCTCCACCATCGCCGGGGGCTACTTCGGCGAAGCGACCGGCTCCTACTCCGCCATTTTGGGGGGCTACTTCAACGAAGCAACCAGCACCGGCAGCGTCGCCCTGGGCTGGCGGGCCAAGGCGGTAAACGCCGGAGCTTTTGTCTGGAGCGATCAGTCAGCCGGGGATTTCTCCTCCACCGCCGCCCACCAGTTTCGCGCCCGCGCCTCGGGAGGGGTGACCTTTTTCACCAACAGCGCCGCCACCGTGGGCGCCACCCTCGCCCCCGGCTCCGGCTCCTGGGCGGTGGTGAGCGACCGCGCCCTCAAGGGCAACTTCACCCCCGTAGACGGCGTGCAGGTGCTCGAAAAGCTGGCCGCGCTCCCCATCGGCACCTGGAACTACACCAGCCAGGATCCGGCTGTGCGCCACATCGGACCCACCGCCCAGGATTTTCGCGCCGCCTTTGCCGTAGGCGAAGACGAACGCCACATCAGCACCGTGGATGCCGACGGGGTGGCTCTTGCCGCCATCCAGGGCCTGCACCGGCTGCTTGCCGCTAAAGACGCGCAAATCCAACACCAACAGCAACAGCTCGCCGCACTCCAGCGGCGCCTAGAAGCGATCGAGTACGTCGTCCAGACGCCGCAGTCTCCGTCCTATCGCGCCGCGGCCCACACCCAGTCGGCCAGCCGCTGA